The following nucleotide sequence is from Candidatus Cloacimonadota bacterium.
GGTGCATCTGATGGTCGAAGAAGATTCGTTAAAGATCATTTGCGAGCATTCAAAATTCAATTTACTTTGTGCGGAAAGCAGTCAATTTCCGTTAGTTCCCAAAAAAGACCTTTCACAAGTAATAGAACTTGATGCCACGATGTTCAAAAAAATGATCGAAAGCACTCATTTTGCAGTTTCAACGGAAATTAACCGACCTATATTTACCGGTATTTTCTGGAAGATGAATCCTGATCATCAATTGATGGTAGCCACCGACGGAAAGAAAATTGCAGAATTCAAACTGTTGACCCATGAGGATATTGAAGAAGGAAAGGAACAGATCATTCCAACTAAAGGGATGGTTTTTCTTGATAAAGTTATTAATGATGAGATACCTAAAATTTCGGTGTTGCTCGAGTCCAATAGAGTAATGTTTTCTTATGGAAATTACACCTTGTTTACGCATATCATTGAAGGAAATTTTCCTGATTATACGAAAGCTATACCAACCAATAATAATAATGTTTTGATCATCAATACTGAAATTATAAGAGGAGTCATTAGAAGAGTATCACTATTGGCTTCGGAAGATACATTCAAGGTTAAATTTGATATCACCAATGAAAAGTTGACGATCAGTTCGGAAAAGCGAGATGAGGGAGAAGCTAATGAGGTTCTGGAAAATTTCAAATATTCCGGTGAATCACTTTCGATTGCTTTTAACTATCGCTATTTAAATGCCATTCTCCATGTTATCGAATCCGATGAGGTTGAGATCAGAATGGGGCAGCCAAATGAACCCGCTTTGTTTTTCAATACTGATAAGAATGAGAAGTATTTTACCAGATTTTTATTGATGCCGCTTCGGTTAAAATAGTTGCGAGTAAAATATTTATATCTTCAGAATTTTAGGAATTTCCAGAAGTTTGAGCTCAGTTTCGCACCGGAAGGTGCTATTATATTCGGAAAGAATGGATTAGGAAAAACAAACCTATTGGAAGCTGTTTCCTATTTTGCTTTTGGGAAATCATTTCGGACAAATAATGATCTTGATCTGATAGATTTCTCAAAAGCATTTTTTCGTATTAGGGGAAAATTCGAGCTAAACGAAAAAGAAATAACCATCGAAGCTGCTGCTGAAAAACAAAAAAAGATCATAAAAATCGATAATATAAACATTTCAAAAATTAGTGAGCTTTATCAATATCTGAAAACAGTATATTTCTCACCTGTTGATATAAATATTATCAGCGGAGCACCATCTTTCAGAAGGGATTTTTTTGATCAGGCAATTTCCCAACATAACTTTCAATATCTTGCTGTTTTACGGAAATATTTCCAGGTTTTAAAGCAGAGGAATGCATTGTTAAAGAATGATTTCAATGAAAAAGAGAAACATTCCTGGGATCTGCAATTTATTAAGAGAGGTTCTGAAGTTATAGAGTTCAGAACTCGATACTTGGAAGATTTCAGGGCATTATTAAATGAGAAATACTCTCTTATCACCGATGAAAAAGAGCATGTTAAGATCAATTATAAATTTTCATTTCCGAGTCCTGAAACTGAATCTTTTTTAGAGAATATGAGAGAACATCTCGACGAGATCGAGGAACAGGAAATGAATGCTCAACGAAGCTTGTTCGGTCCTCATCTTGATGATTATGAGTTCTATTTAAATGGAAATTCGGCTCGTAGATTTGGTTCTCAAGGTCAGAAAAAATCTTTAGCGATCACTTCCAGATTGGTTCAGGCAAATTTAATATTGAAAAAAACAACGGAATTTCCTATCCTGATCTTTGATGATGTTTTTGCTGAACTAGATAAAAAGAGAATTAAGAATATCATGAAAATACTCGAAAACAAACATCAAATATTTATTGCAACTCCGAATCGAGAAATTTACAAAAGTCTTGAACTACCTCTTATTGATCTGGAAAAAATAAAATGAAACTGACAAAAAACATTTTCGGCTGGATGATGTATGATTTCGCCAACTCTTCCTTTACTACGATCATCGTAACAGTTGTTTACAGCGTATATTTTGTGGACAAAGTTGTCGGTGATGCTGATCTCGGTTCCGCTTTATGGGGACATGCAATTGCCATATCAATGTTTTTAGTTGCAATTTCGGCTCCGATTTTCGGTGCAGTTGCCGATCATTCGCGAGCCAAAAAGAAATTCCTGTTTTATCACACATATCTAACAATAATATTTACCGCCCTGTTGTTTTTCGTGAAAGAAGGAAATATAATAATAGGGATGTTATTTTTTATCATTGCCAATTTTGGTTTTCACAGTGCAAATGTATTTTATAATGCACTTTTGCCGGACATTGTTCATCGAGATAAAATTGGAAAAATATCAGGATGGGGATGGGCTTGGGGATATTTTGGCGGTCTTTTTTCGTTACTTCTCATTCTCCCGCTTGTTCACAATAATTGGATTCGTCTAACATTTCCGGCTGTTGCACTCTTTTTTGCGATTTTTTCAATTTTCACTTTCATCTGGTTGAAAGAAATTCATCGACCTTCAAAAAGAACAAATTATTTTAAAACAGCTTACAATCGAATTCGAGTTTCATTTAAAAATATTAAAAAATTCAAAGATTTGAAAAGATTTATTTTCAGCTATTTCATCTATAATGATGCCATCACAACAGTGATTACTTTCGGTGCGATTTTTGGGAAAAAAGAATTTGGAATGACTACAAAAGATTTACTTATCTATTTCATCATTTTGCAAATAGCATCAATGATCGGGTCGTTTGTTTTCAGCTTTATCGTCCAAAAAAAAGGAGCAAAAAAAACAATTACGATAACTCTGATTTTATGGATGTTAGCAGTGATTTGGGCATTTATCTGCAGAAGTGCAAATGAATTTTACGGTGTCGGTCTTCTCGCCGGTATCGCTATGGGATCGAGTCAATCGAGCAGTCGCACGATGTTGGCACTTCTCACACCAGGTAATAAGATGGCAGAATTCTTTGGATTTTATGCCTTTTCCGGTAAACTTGCCGCTATTATCGGACCTATTATTTATGGAGAAATTGCCAGAAATACCAGTTCCCAGAAAATAGCAATTCTGTCGGTTCTTTTCTTTTTCATAACAGGAGCAATAATCCTGCAAACTGTAAATGAAGAAAAAGGTAAAACTATTGCTCTGAACTGGAAAGAGTAGTTCAATCGGAACGATCTTTGCGGAAATTCTTCACGAGAAATTCCAAGGGAGACAACTTTCGCAAAGTAGTTTTTTTTACAAAGATATCATAAAAATTATTGACACTTTCTACTAAAAAAAAAGATATTGTCTTAAAAAAATTATTGAAAAAGAGGTGTTGAAAATGTTAGCAATAAAAAATAGAGGAACATATATTAATGAAAAAGAGATACTGATCGAGAGACCATTAAAAGACATTCCCTTTGGGTCGAATATCGAAATTATTGTTTTCTTTTCAGAGAAAAAAAAGAATAAAAAAGAGTGGTTATCGAAAGTTGAAAAAATGTCTAGGTGGGATGAAGAAACTTTATCCGAAATTGAAAATGTAGGAAAGGAAATCAATAAATGGAAAATAAAAACGTTCTAATCGATACAAATATAATTATAGATTTTTTTCGGAAAAGAAATAAAAAAAATACAATTTTAAGATCAATTCTTATTGATCATAATATCTATTTATCCGTTGTATCTATTTTTGAGTTTGAGTGCGGCGTAACTAATAAAGTGCGAAAAGATGAATTTCAAACTTTAATAGAACCTTTCCGAATTTTGAATTTTGATTTGGATTGTAGCCTTATCTCCGCTAAAGTTTACCGGGAGTTAAAGCAAAAAAATAAGATAATCGAGATGAGAGATATTTTTATAGGTTCAACCGCAATCAAAAACAATCTTCGTTTACTCACTTTAAACAAAAGACATTTTGAA
It contains:
- the dnaN gene encoding DNA polymerase III subunit beta gives rise to the protein MKFSIDKQDLLNNIQHLYNIVPSKNTMPILTNYLLEADDQNNLLKFTATDLEITVVVEFEANVSEPGKAAVSAKNFNEIINSLPEAMVHLMVEEDSLKIICEHSKFNLLCAESSQFPLVPKKDLSQVIELDATMFKKMIESTHFAVSTEINRPIFTGIFWKMNPDHQLMVATDGKKIAEFKLLTHEDIEEGKEQIIPTKGMVFLDKVINDEIPKISVLLESNRVMFSYGNYTLFTHIIEGNFPDYTKAIPTNNNNVLIINTEIIRGVIRRVSLLASEDTFKVKFDITNEKLTISSEKRDEGEANEVLENFKYSGESLSIAFNYRYLNAILHVIESDEVEIRMGQPNEPALFFNTDKNEKYFTRFLLMPLRLK
- the recF gene encoding DNA replication/repair protein RecF, translating into MRVKYLYLQNFRNFQKFELSFAPEGAIIFGKNGLGKTNLLEAVSYFAFGKSFRTNNDLDLIDFSKAFFRIRGKFELNEKEITIEAAAEKQKKIIKIDNINISKISELYQYLKTVYFSPVDINIISGAPSFRRDFFDQAISQHNFQYLAVLRKYFQVLKQRNALLKNDFNEKEKHSWDLQFIKRGSEVIEFRTRYLEDFRALLNEKYSLITDEKEHVKINYKFSFPSPETESFLENMREHLDEIEEQEMNAQRSLFGPHLDDYEFYLNGNSARRFGSQGQKKSLAITSRLVQANLILKKTTEFPILIFDDVFAELDKKRIKNIMKILENKHQIFIATPNREIYKSLELPLIDLEKIK
- a CDS encoding MFS transporter, whose product is MKLTKNIFGWMMYDFANSSFTTIIVTVVYSVYFVDKVVGDADLGSALWGHAIAISMFLVAISAPIFGAVADHSRAKKKFLFYHTYLTIIFTALLFFVKEGNIIIGMLFFIIANFGFHSANVFYNALLPDIVHRDKIGKISGWGWAWGYFGGLFSLLLILPLVHNNWIRLTFPAVALFFAIFSIFTFIWLKEIHRPSKRTNYFKTAYNRIRVSFKNIKKFKDLKRFIFSYFIYNDAITTVITFGAIFGKKEFGMTTKDLLIYFIILQIASMIGSFVFSFIVQKKGAKKTITITLILWMLAVIWAFICRSANEFYGVGLLAGIAMGSSQSSSRTMLALLTPGNKMAEFFGFYAFSGKLAAIIGPIIYGEIARNTSSQKIAILSVLFFFITGAIILQTVNEEKGKTIALNWKE
- a CDS encoding type II toxin-antitoxin system VapC family toxin yields the protein MENKNVLIDTNIIIDFFRKRNKKNTILRSILIDHNIYLSVVSIFEFECGVTNKVRKDEFQTLIEPFRILNFDLDCSLISAKVYRELKQKNKIIEMRDIFIGSTAIKNNLRLLTLNKRHFE